A part of Drosophila ananassae strain 14024-0371.13 chromosome 2R, ASM1763931v2, whole genome shotgun sequence genomic DNA contains:
- the LOC116655873 gene encoding protamine-like: MAMDSSLRYKNKHDPMKCKETIVMRFSLVLLLGVLACLLLAQQGYGASSDSSSDSSSDSSTDSATESSTAASSSSDTTAASSDTDATTTTTTSSSSSSSAAAKRRAAARRRRRLARQRRRRQQRQRRRRQQQRRRRQQRQRRNRRG, from the coding sequence ATGGCGATGGATTCTAGTTTGAggtataaaaacaagcacGATCCAATGAAGTGTAAAGAAACAATTGTTATGCGATTCTCGTTGGTGCTTCTCTTGGGCGTGCTTGCCTGCCTCCTGCTCGCCCAGCAGGGATACGGAGCTAGCTCGGATAGTTCCTCCGATAGCTCCTCAGATAGCTCCACTGATAGCGCTACAGAATCTTCCACAGCCGCATCCTCCTCATCGGATACGACGGCAGCCTCCTCCGATACGGACGCCACGACGACTACAACAACCTCATCGTCCTCATCCTCCAGCGCCGCTGCCAAACGAAGGGCCGCCGCCCGCCGACGCCGGCGTTTGGCCCGACAACGCCGCAGGCGTCAACAGCGCCAAAGACGTCGCCGCCAGCAGCAACGCAGAAGACGCCAGCAGAGACAGCGCAGGAACCGTCGTGGTTAA
- the LOC6493857 gene encoding protein new-glue 1 yields MRFLIALSFVVLGCFYLAEATTATTSTTSATTTTTTTASSSDTTTTVSSSDTTTTSPSSSSSSSSSDAEARRRRRARRRRLARQRQRRERRRQRRTEKLRVQLETQRRLINQLRG; encoded by the coding sequence ATGCGCTTCTTGATCGCCCTAAGCTTCGTGGTGCTCGGGTGCTTCTACCTGGCGGAGGCAACTACCGCCACGACATCGACCACATCCGCCACTACCACGACCACCACCACAGCGTCGTCAAGCGACACAACGACTACAGTCTCTTCCAGCGACACCACTACCACCTCACCTTCCTCAtcgtcctcctcgtcgtcctcGGATGCAGAGGCCAGAAGGCGGAGGCGCGCTCGCCGGCGTCGTCTGGCTCGTCAGCGGCAGCGCCGTGAGCGCAGGAGGCAACGCAGAACTGAGAAACTACGTGTGCAACTGGAGACTCAGAGGCGTCTGATCAACCAGCTGCGTGGTTAA
- the LOC6506094 gene encoding protein new-glue 1-like: MRFLIALSFVVLGCFYLAEATTATTSTTSATTTTTTTTAASSSATTTTTSSSATTSSSSSSSSSDAEAKRRRRARRRRLARERRRRQERRQRQEKRRRRMEQLLKRQRRLIRQLQG; the protein is encoded by the coding sequence ATGCGCTTCTTGATCGCCTTAAGCTTCGTGGTGCTCGGGTGCTTCTACCTGGCGGAGGCAACTACCGCCACGACTTCGACCACATCCGCCACgaccaccactaccaccaccacTGCAGCCTCGTCAAGCGCCACTACCACTACCACCTCTTCAAGCGCCACCACttcctcctcatcctcctcctcgaGTTCGGATGCTGAGGCAAAACGCCGCAGACGTGCCCGCCGCAGGCGACTAGCTCGCGAGCGCCGCCGCCGCCAGGAGAGAAGGCAGCGCCAAGAAAAGCGAAGGCGCAGGATGGAACAGCTACTCAAGAGGCAGCGTCGATTGATCCGTCAGTTGCAGGGATAA
- the LOC6493856 gene encoding protein new-glue 1, producing the protein MRFLIALSFVVLGCFYLAEATTATTSTTSATTTTTTTASSSDTTTTVSSSDTTTTSPSSSSSSSSSDAEARRRRRARRRRLARQRQRRERRRQRRTEKLRVQLETQRRLINQLRG; encoded by the coding sequence ATGCGCTTCTTGATCGCCTTAAGCTTCGTGGTGCTCGGGTGCTTCTACCTGGCGGAGGCAACTACCGCCACGACTTCGACCACATCCGCCACTACCACGACCACCACCACAGCGTCGTCAAGTGACACAACGACTACAGTCTCTTCCAGCGACACCACTACCACCTCACCTTCCTCAtcgtcctcctcgtcgtcctcGGATGCAGAGGCCAGAAGGCGGAGGCGCGCTCGCCGGCGTCGTCTGGCTCGTCAGCGGCAGCGCCGTGAGCGCAGGAGGCAACGCAGAACTGAGAAACTCCGTGTGCAACTGGAGACTCAGAGGCGCCTGATCAACCAGCTGCGTGGTTAA
- the LOC6493855 gene encoding protein new-glue 1 gives MRFLIALSFVVLGCFYLAEATTATTSTTSATTTTTTTASSSDTTTTVSSSDTTTTSPSSSSSSSSSDAEARRRRRARRRRLARQRQRRERRRQRRTEKLRVQLETQRRLINQLRG, from the coding sequence ATGCGCTTCTTGATCGCCTTAAGCTTCGTGGTGCTCGGGTGCTTCTACCTGGCGGAGGCAACTACCGCCACGACTTCGACCACATCCGCCACTACCACGACCACCACCACAGCGTCGTCAAGCGACACAACGACTACAGTCTCTTCCAGCGACACCACTACCACCTCACCTTCCTCAtcgtcctcctcgtcgtcctcGGATGCAGAGGCCAGAAGGCGGAGGCGCGCTCGCCGGCGTCGTCTGGCTCGTCAGCGGCAGCGCCGTGAGCGCAGGAGGCAACGCAGAACTGAGAAACTCCGTGTGCAACTGGAGACTCAGAGGCGCCTGATCAACCAGCTGCGTGGTTAA
- the LOC6506096 gene encoding protein new-glue 1: MRFLIAFSFVLIGCFYLAEATTATTSTTSATTTTTTTTAASSSATTTTTSSSATTSSSSSSSSSDAEAKRRRRARRRRLARERRRRQERRQRQEKRRRRMEQLLERQRRLIRQLQG; this comes from the coding sequence ATGCGCTTCTTGATCGCTTTCAGCTTCGTGTTGATCGGGTGCTTCTACCTGGCGGAGGCAACTACCGCCACGACTTCGACCACATCCGCCACgaccaccactaccaccaccacTGCAGCCTCGTCAAGCGCCACTACCACTACCACCTCTTCAAGCGCCACGACttcctcctcatcctcctcctcgaGTTCGGATGCTGAGGCAAAACGCCGCAGACGTGCCCGCCGCAGGCGACTAGCTCGCGAGCGCCGCCGCCGCCAGGAGAGAAGGCAGCGCCAAGAAAAGCGAAGGCGCAGGATGGAACAGCTACTCGAGAGGCAGCGTCGATTGATCCGTCAGTTGCAGGGATAA